The Haloplanus sp. CK5-1 genome segment ACCCACGAACACGGGAAACCGGAACACCTCCTCAACAGGATCGGTCCGGCCGACGACGCCGACGACGAGTGGTCGAAGTGGTGCATCGAGGACCACAACGTCGGGTGGGATCCGGGGACGGACACGCTGGTCAAACTGACGACGATGATGCGTGCGTCGCTCGCGAACCCGAACGCCGACAACCCGTTCGCGGGGGACGCCTGAATGCGGACGCTCCGCATCCCCGCCGCGACGGTTCGGCGACTCCGGGCGGAACTGCTCGACGACGACGAACGGGAGCGGTTCGCGTTCCTGTACGCGGGCGACGAGGGTGATCTGCTGGCCAGCCGCGTCGTCCCCGTCGACGACGACGCCATGGCTCGCCAGTCGAAGACGGCGTGTCGACCGGACCCAGCCGTCGAGCGAACCCACGTCGGGGCCTGTTACGACGAACGACTGGCTCCGGTGTTGGTCCACAGTCACCCGTTCGCCGACACCCCGCGATTCAGCAGCGTCGACGTCGAGTCGATGGGTCGGTTTCGGGAGTGGCTCTCCGGGCTCTACCCCGACGAGTCGTTCGGGTTCTCGGTCGTCGGCACCCGCGGCATCGAGGCCGTCGGCGACGCGCCGGGCCGCCTCCAGGCGCTCGACGTCGAAGTCCTCGGCGAGTGGAAGCTCGACACGCCCGTCCCGGGGGCCACGTCCCGGTTCGACACGCCCGCCGACGCCGACGCGACGGCGGACGACGACCGGTTCGACCGGAACGTTCGCGCCTTCGGCACCGAGGGACAGCGTCGGCTGCAGGAGGCCACGGTGGGTGTCGTCGGCGTCGGCGGGCTGGGGTCGATGGTCGCACAGCAACTGGCGCGTCTCGGCGTCGAGGACCTCGTCCTCGTCGACGACGACGTGGTCGAGGAGAGCAACCTCTCGCGGCTGACCGGCGTGTACGACCACCACGTGGGCCGGCCGAAGGTGATCGCCGTCCGGGAGCATCTCTGGCGGGCGGGCAGCGACGATATCGCCGTCGAAGCGGTCGACGGGCGCGTTCAGGACCACACGGAGGCTCTCGACCGGTGCGACGTCGTCGTGGGCTGTGTGGATTCGATGACCGCGCGCTCCGTTTGCAACGAGTACGCGGTCAAGCACCTCACGTACTACCTCGACGCCGGGGTCCGAATCGACACGGCGGATGATCGAGCGGTCGAGATGACCGGGTACGTCCACCTGGTGGCCCCCGGAAGCAACGCCTGCCTCGACTGCTTGGGACGCCACGACCAGGACGCCACACGTCTCGAACGGATGGACCCAGCCGAGCGGAGCGCGGAACTGGAACGCGGGTACATCGACGACGACGACCTGGCGCCCGAACCCGCCGTCGTCCACCTCAACGGCCAGTGTGCCTCGAAGGCCGTCTCCGTCCTCGTCGAACTGGTGACCGGCCGGACCGATCCGCCGGATTTCATTCGGTACGAGGACCACGCCCACGAGATGACCGAGCTGACGACCGACCCGTCCGATGCGTGTCCGACCTGCGGGTCGGACGGTGTTCTCGGCGTGGGTCGGCGGTCGTTCGGCGACGCACACTTCGAACCGGCCGAGGACGCGGCGGCGTCGGACTGAACACACGCTCCGGCACCGAGAGGTGCCACTCCCCCACGTTTCGGGCGTGTCGTCCCGTCGAATCGCCCGCGTGCAGTACCCGTCGACGACCGATCGACAGCTTATCGGTCCCTCCGCCGTAGCCGTCGGGTATGACCGCACGCGAGCGACAGGGACCGCTGGACGGTCTCCGCGTCGTCGACTGCTCCGGCATGATCGCCGGCGGGTTCGCGACGACGCAGTTGGCCGACTTCGGCGCGGACGTGATCAAGGTCGAACACCCCGAGGGGAGTGATCCCCTGCGCGAGTGGCCTCCCTACGACGAACGGGAGGAGCCACGCCCCTCCGAAAAGAGCGAGGAACTACCGCCCTCGGAAGGGAGCGAGGACCCACGTCCCTCGGGAGACGGCGACCCCGTGTCGCTCTGGTGGAAGTCGATCGGGCGCAACAAGCGCTGTGTGACGCTGGATCTGAGTACGGCCGAGGGGAGCGCGCTCCTCCTCGACTTGCTCGCCGACGCCGACGTCCTCTTCGAGAACTTCCGGCCGGGCACCATGGAGAAGTGGGGACTCGGCCCGGACCGCCTCCACGAGGAGAACTCGGGACTGATCGTCGTCCGACAGTCGGGGTACGGACAGACCGGTCCACGCTCTCAGAAGCCGGGCTTTGGCACCGTCGCGGAGGGCATCACGAACTGGGCACACGTCAACGGCTTCCCGGACAGCAAACCCCTGTTGCCGCCGATCAGCCTCGCCGATCTGACCGCCGCCACCTTCGCCGTCCAAGGCGTCATGTTCGCGGTGTTCGAACGCGACGTGGGACGGAGTGGCGGGAGCGGCGAGGGGCAGGTGATCGACATGAGCCTCTACGAACCCCTCTTTCGGCTCTTCCTCTCGGAGGTGGAAGCGTACGACCGCCTCGGCGAGGTGAGAGAGCGGATCGGCAACCACCACGAGAGCGCCGCCCCGCGGAACGTCTACGAGACGACCGACGGCTACATGACCCTCTCGGCGTCGGCCCAGTCCATCTTCGAGAACGTGGCCGAGGCCATCGGCCGGCCGGAGCTGGTCGACGACCCGCGCTTTGCCGACAACGAGAGCCGCGTCGAACACGCCGACGAACTCGACGACGTGATCGAGGCCTGGACCCGGGAGCGCTCGACCGAGGAGGCCATCGAGGAGATGGAGGCCGCGGACGCCATCGTCGGTCCTGTCTACGACATGGCCGACATCTTCGAGGACGAACAGTACGCGGCGAGAAACGACATCGTCGAAGTCGAGGATGACGACCTGGGAACCCTGAAGACGCCGGCCCCGGTGCCTCGTTTCACCCGCACGCCGGGAGCGGTCGAACACGCCGGCCCGAGACACGGCCAACACAACGACGAGGTGTTCCTCGACGAACTCGGCCTCGACGAGGGCGAGTACGACCGCCTGCGCGACGCGGGCGTGATCTGATGGCGACCCTTCGCGACGTGACCATCCGGGAGGCCGCCCAGACTCCCGGACGGAGCTACGGGGTCGACGAACGGATCGCTGCCGGGCGAGCGCTCGACCGTCTGGGCGTCGACGCCGTCCAGGCGGGCTTCCCGGTCGTGGGCGAGACGGACCGCGAGACCGTCCGTCGCCTCGCCGACGACGGCCTCGACGCCGCCATCGTCGGCCTGGCGCGGGCCACGACCGGCGACGTCGAGGCCGCCCTCGACGCCGGTGCCGACGTCGTCGAGGTGATGATCCCGACCTCCGACCGGCAACTGGCCCACGTCCTCGGCGCGTCCCGCGAGGAGGCGCTGGCGATGGCCGGCGAGGCCCTCGACCGCGCCCGGGAGGGCGGCGCGGACGGCCACCTCACGCTCGTCGACGGCTTCCGGACCGACCCCGCCGCCCTCGCCGACGTCTTCGCGTCGGCCTCGTCGGTGCCGACGGTCACCGTCGCCGACACCGTCGGGGCGCGCACGCCCGAGACGGTCCGACGGATCGTCGCCGACCTGCTGGACCGGGGCGTCGACGCCGACCGACTCGGCGTCCACTTCCACGACGACCTGGGGGTTGGGGCGGCGAACACGCTGGCGGCGACCCGGGCTGGCGCGACGAGCGCCGACGTGAGCGTCGCGTCGCTGGGCGAGCGGGCGGGCAACGCCGCGCTCGAACGGGTGGTCGTCGCGGACGCCGTCGACGGCGATGGCGACGGCGCGTTCGCGGTCGACAGGTCGGCGCTCGTGCCGGCGTGCCGGGCCGTCCTCGACGCACTCGGCGAGGACGTCGACCCGCGGACGCCCGTCCTCGGCGAGGCGGTGACGACCCACGAGTCGGGCATCCACACCGCGGCGATGCTGCGCGATCCGGGGGTGTTCGAGCCGTTCGATCCCGCGACGTTCGGGGGCGAGCGCCGCCTCGTCTTCGGCGAGGGGAGCGGTCGAGGGAGCGCCCGGGCGCTTCTGGAGCGGGCGGGCGTCGACCCGACGGCCGAACGCGTGGACCGGCTCCTCGACCTACTCGCCGAGCGCGGCCCACTGGACGTCGAGGCCGCGACGGCGCTGATCGAAGAGTCGTTCTGAGGCCGGGCGAGGCGTGCCAGCGTGGCTCACGGAATCGATTTACGACGCAAGCCCGTGTCGGAGGTATGAACTACGATTCTGCGCTCGACCGTGCGTACGACACGCTCCCCGAGCGAACGCGGGAGGCGGGCGACCGCCTGCAGGTTCCCGACCCAGTCGGCGAGACGGACGGTGCGTTCACGCGGCTGACGAACCTCGGCGACATCGCGGAGGCACTCGACCGGGACCCGGAACACGTCCACCGGTCGATCCAGCGTGAACTCGGGACGAACGGCCAGTTCGACGGCGACCGAGCCCGCTACAACGGCTCCTTCACGGCCGACGAGTTCGACGCCGCCATCGACGCGTACGTCACCGAGTTCGTCACCTGCTCGGAGTGTGGGCTCCCCGACACCAACCTCGTCCGCGAGGACGGCGTCGACATGCTCCGGTGTACGGCGTGTGGGGCCTTCCGCCCGGTCGCCAAGCGCCCGAAGCAGACCGAGAGCGAGGAACAGGCCGTCCTCGAGGAGGGGAAGACCTACCAGGTGCAGATCACCGGCACCGGCCGCAAGGGCGACGGCGTCGCCGAGCGGGGCAAGTACACCATCTTCGTCCCCGGCGCACAGGAAGGGCAGGTCGTCGACGCGTACATCGAGAACATCAGCGGGACGCTCGCGTTCGCGCAGTTGGCGTAAACCGAAACCGATAGCCGGGGGGCCGCCGTCGTCGACCCATGCGACTGGCGCGCATCTCCACCGCGAAGGGACCGCTGACCGGCGAGTACGACGACGGCGTCGTCCACGCCGACGGCGACGCGTACGTCGTCGGCGAGGACGCCGAACTGATGGCGCCCTGCGAGCCGACGGCGATATTCTGCACCGGCCGGAACTTCGGTGCGAAGATCGAACAGATGGGCGAGGGCGACCGCCCGGACCGGCCGGACTGGTTCGTCAAGCCGCCCCACTCCCTGCACCCGCCCGACCACCCGATCGCGTACCCCGACTGGGTGGAATCGTTCACCTACGCCGGGGAGCTCGCGGCCGTGATCGACGAGCGGTGTCACGACCTCTCGGTCGAGGACGTCGACGACGCCCTGCGGGGGTATACGATCCTGAACGACCTCGACGCGTACGAACAGGACCGCCGAACGGCCCGGAAGGCCTTCGACGGGTCCGCACCGCTCGGGCCGTGGGTCGAGACCGACGCCGACCTCGACGGGATGGCGATGGAGACGGTCGTCTCGGGGGAGCGACGACAGTCCGCGACGACCGACGAGATGATATTCTCGCCCCCGGAAATCGTCGCCTTCCTCTCGGAACGGTACACGTTCCGTCCGGGCGACGTGATCTCTTTCGGGAGTCCGGCCAACCCCGGGTTGCTCGAACCCGGCGACACGGTCGAGATCACCTACGAGGGAGTGGGGACGCTCCGAAACACGATCGAGTAGCCGAAACGTCTTTGCGCCGCGCGTGCGCCGGCGACTCCATGGCCGAGCGTCTCGACGTGTCCGACGGGTTCGACGTCCACGACTACCGCGCGGGGTTGAAACTCCAGCAGCAGGACGGCGACTCGATGCACTTGGAGAACCGCGAGGGGTACGGCTGCCCGGCCTGCGGTCGACCGTTCGACCGACTCTTCGTCTCGTCGGACGACCGGGTCACCTTCGGCAACCCGCCGGATTCGCCGTTCTGTCTCGCCCGAACGGACGGGAAACTGCTCCTGTTGACACACTAGTCCGGATCGACACCGGCCGTGCCCACTGACGTCACGGGGAGCCGTCGAGGCGTGGACCGAAGGCGTGGCGTCCGGGGAAACCGAAAAGGGTGTGGGCGTACGCCCGAAACCGGCCACACGATGTACGAGGAGATCCTGCTCCCGACGGACGGGAGCGAGTCGATGGACACGGTGGTCGACCACGCGGCAGACGTGGCGGGGCGTCGCGACGCGACCGTCCACGTCCTGTACGTGGTCGACGACCGGTCGTTTCTGACCCTGCAGGATGGCATGCAGACGGACGTGGAGGACGAACTCCGGGCCGAGGGGGAGAGTGCCACCGCGTCGGTCGCCGACCGTCTCGACGACGCGGGCGTGACCGTCCGGACGGCGATCCGCAAGGGGGACCCGGGCGACGAGATCCTCGCGTACGCCGAGGCGTCGGGGATCGACCTCGTCGTGATGGGGACCCACGGCGACGACTACCAGCAGACGATGCTCGGGAGCGTCTCCCAGAAGGTCGTGACGATGGCCGACGTGCCCGTCCTCACCGTCGGTATCGACGACTAGCTCTCGGGGTCGAACTCCAGTGCGACGGAGTTGATGCAGTAACGTTCGCCCGTCGGGTCGGGGCCGTCCTCGAAGACGTGGCCGAGGTGACCGCCACACCGTGCACACGACACCTCGGTCCGCGTCATCCCGTGGCGGGTGTCCGTCTCGAAGGTCACCGCACCCTCGATGGCGTCGTAGAAACTGGGCCACCCGCTCTTCGAACTGAACTTGGTGTCGGAGTCGAACAGCGGCGCGCCACACCCCGCACAGGCGTAGGTGCCGTCCTCGGTCCGCTCGATGAGGTCGCCGCTGAACTTCGGTTCGGTGCCGCGTTCGCGGAGGACGTCGTACTCCTCTTCGGACAGGCGGTCACGCCACTCCTCCTCGGACAGGTCGGCAGGGGATCGTTCCTCACTCATACACGCTCTAGGGACTGGGGACTCATAGCCTCGGCGACCGGCGCGACGGTCACGTCCGGGTCGGTACGCCGTCGAGAGCCAGCAAGTCGGTCAGTCCGTCGAGTTCGAACGTGGGTGAGACCGAGAGGTCGTACGCCTCGCGGTGGGGGCGGCGGACGAACGCCGAATCGAGGCCGGCGTTCCGGGCCGCCAGCACGTCGGACTCGCTGTCGCCGACGAAGAGGACGTCCGCGTCGGCGTCGAGATCGGAGAGGGCCCGCCGGAGGTAGTAGGGATCGGGCTTTTTCCGTATCAGGCTCCGGATCGTGGGCGAGCGACCGTACATCGGGTCGAAGAGGTCCCGCGTCGCGAAGAAGTCGTGCATGAACTCGACGGTCGTCTGCTGGTTCGAACTGACGATGCCGCGGGGGGCGTCGATGGCGCGGACGGCGTCGAAGTCGTCGTACAGCGTCGCTCGGCCCGCCCGGAGTTCCGCGCGCTGGGCGTGTGAGGAGTAGTGGTCGCGGGCACACCAGAACCGCGACGGGTCGAGGCCGTACCGCGCACACACCGACGAGAGGCGGTCGGGTGTGACACCGATAGAGAGACGCTCGACGTCGTCGTCGTCCGGGTCGGGGACGCCGAGGGCGTCGAACGCCTCCCACGTCGCGCGCCGGAGCACGGGTTTGCCGACCGGCTCGACGAGGACGCCGTCGTTGTCGAACAGCACCGCCTCGTAGGGCATACGTGGGAGTTGGGGTCGACGGCGAAAAGCGTTACCGACCCCCGCGTCGCGTACCGCGGGAAAGCCGGGGTTTAATTCGCTCGCCCGCGA includes the following:
- a CDS encoding universal stress protein, yielding MYEEILLPTDGSESMDTVVDHAADVAGRRDATVHVLYVVDDRSFLTLQDGMQTDVEDELRAEGESATASVADRLDDAGVTVRTAIRKGDPGDEILAYAEASGIDLVVMGTHGDDYQQTMLGSVSQKVVTMADVPVLTVGIDD
- a CDS encoding ThiF family adenylyltransferase → MRTLRIPAATVRRLRAELLDDDERERFAFLYAGDEGDLLASRVVPVDDDAMARQSKTACRPDPAVERTHVGACYDERLAPVLVHSHPFADTPRFSSVDVESMGRFREWLSGLYPDESFGFSVVGTRGIEAVGDAPGRLQALDVEVLGEWKLDTPVPGATSRFDTPADADATADDDRFDRNVRAFGTEGQRRLQEATVGVVGVGGLGSMVAQQLARLGVEDLVLVDDDVVEESNLSRLTGVYDHHVGRPKVIAVREHLWRAGSDDIAVEAVDGRVQDHTEALDRCDVVVGCVDSMTARSVCNEYAVKHLTYYLDAGVRIDTADDRAVEMTGYVHLVAPGSNACLDCLGRHDQDATRLERMDPAERSAELERGYIDDDDLAPEPAVVHLNGQCASKAVSVLVELVTGRTDPPDFIRYEDHAHEMTELTTDPSDACPTCGSDGVLGVGRRSFGDAHFEPAEDAAASD
- a CDS encoding DUF7385 family protein, whose translation is MAERLDVSDGFDVHDYRAGLKLQQQDGDSMHLENREGYGCPACGRPFDRLFVSSDDRVTFGNPPDSPFCLARTDGKLLLLTH
- a CDS encoding translation initiation factor IF-2 subunit beta, encoding MNYDSALDRAYDTLPERTREAGDRLQVPDPVGETDGAFTRLTNLGDIAEALDRDPEHVHRSIQRELGTNGQFDGDRARYNGSFTADEFDAAIDAYVTEFVTCSECGLPDTNLVREDGVDMLRCTACGAFRPVAKRPKQTESEEQAVLEEGKTYQVQITGTGRKGDGVAERGKYTIFVPGAQEGQVVDAYIENISGTLAFAQLA
- a CDS encoding HAD family hydrolase, whose amino-acid sequence is MPYEAVLFDNDGVLVEPVGKPVLRRATWEAFDALGVPDPDDDDVERLSIGVTPDRLSSVCARYGLDPSRFWCARDHYSSHAQRAELRAGRATLYDDFDAVRAIDAPRGIVSSNQQTTVEFMHDFFATRDLFDPMYGRSPTIRSLIRKKPDPYYLRRALSDLDADADVLFVGDSESDVLAARNAGLDSAFVRRPHREAYDLSVSPTFELDGLTDLLALDGVPTRT
- the msrB gene encoding peptide-methionine (R)-S-oxide reductase MsrB, encoding MSEERSPADLSEEEWRDRLSEEEYDVLRERGTEPKFSGDLIERTEDGTYACAGCGAPLFDSDTKFSSKSGWPSFYDAIEGAVTFETDTRHGMTRTEVSCARCGGHLGHVFEDGPDPTGERYCINSVALEFDPES
- a CDS encoding homocitrate synthase/isopropylmalate synthase family protein — encoded protein: MATLRDVTIREAAQTPGRSYGVDERIAAGRALDRLGVDAVQAGFPVVGETDRETVRRLADDGLDAAIVGLARATTGDVEAALDAGADVVEVMIPTSDRQLAHVLGASREEALAMAGEALDRAREGGADGHLTLVDGFRTDPAALADVFASASSVPTVTVADTVGARTPETVRRIVADLLDRGVDADRLGVHFHDDLGVGAANTLAATRAGATSADVSVASLGERAGNAALERVVVADAVDGDGDGAFAVDRSALVPACRAVLDALGEDVDPRTPVLGEAVTTHESGIHTAAMLRDPGVFEPFDPATFGGERRLVFGEGSGRGSARALLERAGVDPTAERVDRLLDLLAERGPLDVEAATALIEESF
- a CDS encoding fumarylacetoacetate hydrolase family protein — translated: MRLARISTAKGPLTGEYDDGVVHADGDAYVVGEDAELMAPCEPTAIFCTGRNFGAKIEQMGEGDRPDRPDWFVKPPHSLHPPDHPIAYPDWVESFTYAGELAAVIDERCHDLSVEDVDDALRGYTILNDLDAYEQDRRTARKAFDGSAPLGPWVETDADLDGMAMETVVSGERRQSATTDEMIFSPPEIVAFLSERYTFRPGDVISFGSPANPGLLEPGDTVEITYEGVGTLRNTIE
- a CDS encoding CaiB/BaiF CoA-transferase family protein; this translates as MTARERQGPLDGLRVVDCSGMIAGGFATTQLADFGADVIKVEHPEGSDPLREWPPYDEREEPRPSEKSEELPPSEGSEDPRPSGDGDPVSLWWKSIGRNKRCVTLDLSTAEGSALLLDLLADADVLFENFRPGTMEKWGLGPDRLHEENSGLIVVRQSGYGQTGPRSQKPGFGTVAEGITNWAHVNGFPDSKPLLPPISLADLTAATFAVQGVMFAVFERDVGRSGGSGEGQVIDMSLYEPLFRLFLSEVEAYDRLGEVRERIGNHHESAAPRNVYETTDGYMTLSASAQSIFENVAEAIGRPELVDDPRFADNESRVEHADELDDVIEAWTRERSTEEAIEEMEAADAIVGPVYDMADIFEDEQYAARNDIVEVEDDDLGTLKTPAPVPRFTRTPGAVEHAGPRHGQHNDEVFLDELGLDEGEYDRLRDAGVI